Proteins from one Salarias fasciatus chromosome 14, fSalaFa1.1, whole genome shotgun sequence genomic window:
- the LOC115400503 gene encoding von Willebrand factor A domain-containing protein 5A-like isoform X3, which produces MMNCCGLLTVQKEPVPLKSIEVELEVRDHVATVVSTLNYQNKEDKPIEAVFVFPLPGDAAVCHFSAKMGQKEIVAEVKEKQEAREEYDDALSSGQQAFLLEESDQSPDIFSMSVGCLPPGESASIRLEYVTELAVQADEGLRFCLPAVLNPRYTPQGSEAPAVQVNSVPASLVPYSLSFSARVSSPRPISKVESSCSLDPLQFLNTDQTQATVKLGAGHKFDRDVEVLIYYKDAHQPTAVVEAGQASAKPGTLMGDPVVMVSLFPEFPQSVMSSVASCGEFVFLMDRSGSMDFNINSSRQQETRIGSARDTLLLLLKSLPMGCYFNIYSFGSRYEHIFPHSVEYSEKTMEEALKVVEKMKADLGGTEILEALQDIYKQPCIPKQPRQLFIFTDGEVDNTKQVLDLVKKNSGSHRCFSFGIGEGASSALINGLAREGGGHAQFITGSDRMQPKVMQSLRFALQPAVKDVSVTWDLPKGTSVMVVPPPITTIFQGQRTLLYGRLTGQSAEAAQGGVTVKYSLSGSPSQTQLLFDLKPKEDTGLTIHRLAARTLIQSLEMEDIDNLEKDDYEAKKKKVVELSVQSGVSSAFTAFVAVNRDSGEATHGPLVRRDIPVPMAMGMMSSMVLGCAAMDMDCVQEMLMSRSIGGVQDLCYDEGDDEEPLSGSVGLDEIEVIPPKQPPRDPFLQLVSLQKASGCWLLDSALAAALGKTCEEVENSKPALINNEVWATVLALIWLHGFKSDAKEEWELLSMKAVLWLRAQKASYLSESVEAGKVLLGCSFQKDVLEL; this is translated from the exons ATGATGAACTGCTGCGGTTTGCTGACTGTCCAGAAAGAGCcag TCCCTCTGAAGAGCAttgaggtggagctggaggtgagggACCATGTGGCTACAGTGGTCTCCACTCTGAACTACCAGAACAAAGAGGACAAACCCATCGAGGCGGTTTTTGTCTTCCCTCTGCCTGGAGATGCCGCTGTCTGTCATTTCAGTGCCAAGATGGGACAGAAGGAGATTGTGGCTGAGGTGAAGGAGAAACAGGAG GCTCGTGAGGAGTATGATGATGCTTTGAGCTCCGGTCAGCAGGctttcctgctggaggagagtgaTCAGAGTCCAGATATTTTCTCAATGAGTGTGGGCTGTCTGCCTCCAGGAGAGAGCGCCTCCATCAGGCTGGAGTACGTCACTGAGCTGGCAGTGCAGGCTGACGAGGGGCTGAGGTTTTGTCTGCCTGCTGTGCTCAACCCTCGATACACACCTCAGG GTAGTGAAGCTCCAGCCGTCCAGGTGAACTCTGTTCCAGCCTCTCTGGTTCCTTACAGTCTGTCTTTTTCTGCTCGAGTGTCCTCTCCTCGTCCCATCTCTAAAGTGGAGTCCAGCTGTTCCCTGGATCCTCTCCAGTTCCTGAACACAGACCAAACCCAGGCCACG gtgaagctgggTGCAGGACACAAGTTTGACAGAGATGTTGAAGTGCTGATATATTACAAAGATGCCCACCAGCCCACTGCTGTGGTGGAAGCAGGACAGGCCTCTGCAAAACCtg GCACTCTGATGGGTGATCCAGTGGTGATGGTGAGCCTGTTCCCTGAGTTTCCTCAGTCTGTCATGTCTTCAGTGGCTTCCTGTGGAGAGTTTGTGTTCCTCATGGATCGATCTGGAAGTATGGACTTCAATATCAATAGCAGCCGGCAGCAAGAAACCCGGATAGGCAGTGCCAGG GatactctgctgctgctgttgaagagTCTACCAATGGGCTGCTATTTCAACATCTACAGTTTTGGATCCAGATATGAGCACATCTTCCC TCATAGTGTGGAGTACAGTGAGAAGACCATGGAAGAGGCTCTGAAGGTGGTGGAAAAGATGAAGGCTGATCTTGGAGGGACGGAGATCCTGGAGGCTCTGCAAGACATTTACAAACAGCCCTGCATTCCCAAGCAGCCCAGACAA CTGTTCATCTTTACTGACGGGGAGGTGGACAACACCAAACAAGTTTTAGACCTGGTGAAGAAGAATTCTGGCTCCCACAG GTGTTTCTCCTTCGGGATCGGGGAAGGAGCCAGCTCTGCTCTCATCAACGGGTTggccagagagggagggggtcacgctcagttcatcacaggaagtgacaggatgCAGCCAAAG GTGATGCAGTCGCTGCGTTTCGCTCTGCAACCGGCTGTGAAAGACGTCTCAGTCACGTGGGATTTACCGAAGGGAACCTCTGTCATGGTTGTCCCTCCACCCATCACCACCATCTTCCAGGGTCAGAGGACGCTGCTGTATGGCCGACTCACTGGTCAG AGTGCAGAGGCAGCACAGGGCGGTGTGACGGTGAAGTACAGCCTTTCTGGAAGTCCCAGTCAGACTCAGCTACTCTTTGATCTCAAGCCAAAAGAAGACACTGG ATTAACAATACACAGGTTGGCTGCTCGGACTCTGATTCAATCCCTGGAAATGGAGGACATAGACAACTTGGAAAAGGATGATTATGaagcgaagaagaagaaggtggtGGAGCTCAGTGTCCAGTCGGGAGTGAGTAGCGCCTTCACTGCTTTCGTTGCTGTCAACCGAGACAGCGGCGAGGCGACTCACGGACCCCTGGTGCGCAGAGATATTCCTGTGCCCA TGGCGATGGGAATGATGTCTTCAATGGTGTTGGGCTGTGCTGCCATGGATATGGATTGTGTTCAAGAAATGCTGA TGAGCAGAAGTATTGGTGGCGTTCAAGATTTATGCTATGATGAGGGTGACGACGAAGAACCATTATCAG GGTCAGTAGGTCTTGATGAGATCGAGGTTATTCCTCCCAAACAGCCCCCCAGAGACCCCTTTCTGCAGCTGGTGTCCCTCCAGAAGGCgtctggctgctggctgctggattcagctctggctgctgctctgGGAAAGACCTGTGAGGAAGTGGAAAATTCTAAACCTGCACTG ATCAACAATGAAGTGTGGGCGACCGTCCTCGCTCTGATCTGGCTTCATGGATTCAAGAGTGACGCAAAGGAGGAGTGGGAGCTTCTGTCCATGAAGGCTGTCTTGTGGCTTCGTGCTCAGAAAG caTCGTATTTATCAGAAAGTGTGGAAGCTGGAAAAGTACTTTTGGGATGTAGCTTCCAGAAAGATGTTCTTGAGCTCTGA
- the LOC115400503 gene encoding von Willebrand factor A domain-containing protein 5A-like isoform X1, which yields MMNCCGLLTVQKEPVPLKSIEVELEVRDHVATVVSTLNYQNKEDKPIEAVFVFPLPGDAAVCHFSAKMGQKEIVAEVKEKQEAREEYDDALSSGQQAFLLEESDQSPDIFSMSVGCLPPGESASIRLEYVTELAVQADEGLRFCLPAVLNPRYTPQGSEAPAVQVNSVPASLVPYSLSFSARVSSPRPISKVESSCSLDPLQFLNTDQTQATVKLGAGHKFDRDVEVLIYYKDAHQPTAVVEAGQASAKPGTLMGDPVVMVSLFPEFPQSVMSSVASCGEFVFLMDRSGSMDFNINSSRQQETRIGSARDTLLLLLKSLPMGCYFNIYSFGSRYEHIFPHSVEYSEKTMEEALKVVEKMKADLGGTEILEALQDIYKQPCIPKQPRQLFIFTDGEVDNTKQVLDLVKKNSGSHRCFSFGIGEGASSALINGLAREGGGHAQFITGSDRMQPKVMQSLRFALQPAVKDVSVTWDLPKGTSVMVVPPPITTIFQGQRTLLYGRLTGQSAEAAQGGVTVKYSLSGSPSQTQLLFDLKPKEDTGLTIHRLAARTLIQSLEMEDIDNLEKDDYEAKKKKVVELSVQSGVSSAFTAFVAVNRDSGEATHGPLVRRDIPVPMAMGMMSSMVLGCAAMDMDCVQEMLMSRSIGGVQDLCYDEGDDEEPLSGNGCRSIGHYQYFCDDEGDDYEPLSADGSVGLDEIEVIPPKQPPRDPFLQLVSLQKASGCWLLDSALAAALGKTCEEVENSKPALINNEVWATVLALIWLHGFKSDAKEEWELLSMKAVLWLRAQKASYLSESVEAGKVLLGCSFQKDVLEL from the exons ATGATGAACTGCTGCGGTTTGCTGACTGTCCAGAAAGAGCcag TCCCTCTGAAGAGCAttgaggtggagctggaggtgagggACCATGTGGCTACAGTGGTCTCCACTCTGAACTACCAGAACAAAGAGGACAAACCCATCGAGGCGGTTTTTGTCTTCCCTCTGCCTGGAGATGCCGCTGTCTGTCATTTCAGTGCCAAGATGGGACAGAAGGAGATTGTGGCTGAGGTGAAGGAGAAACAGGAG GCTCGTGAGGAGTATGATGATGCTTTGAGCTCCGGTCAGCAGGctttcctgctggaggagagtgaTCAGAGTCCAGATATTTTCTCAATGAGTGTGGGCTGTCTGCCTCCAGGAGAGAGCGCCTCCATCAGGCTGGAGTACGTCACTGAGCTGGCAGTGCAGGCTGACGAGGGGCTGAGGTTTTGTCTGCCTGCTGTGCTCAACCCTCGATACACACCTCAGG GTAGTGAAGCTCCAGCCGTCCAGGTGAACTCTGTTCCAGCCTCTCTGGTTCCTTACAGTCTGTCTTTTTCTGCTCGAGTGTCCTCTCCTCGTCCCATCTCTAAAGTGGAGTCCAGCTGTTCCCTGGATCCTCTCCAGTTCCTGAACACAGACCAAACCCAGGCCACG gtgaagctgggTGCAGGACACAAGTTTGACAGAGATGTTGAAGTGCTGATATATTACAAAGATGCCCACCAGCCCACTGCTGTGGTGGAAGCAGGACAGGCCTCTGCAAAACCtg GCACTCTGATGGGTGATCCAGTGGTGATGGTGAGCCTGTTCCCTGAGTTTCCTCAGTCTGTCATGTCTTCAGTGGCTTCCTGTGGAGAGTTTGTGTTCCTCATGGATCGATCTGGAAGTATGGACTTCAATATCAATAGCAGCCGGCAGCAAGAAACCCGGATAGGCAGTGCCAGG GatactctgctgctgctgttgaagagTCTACCAATGGGCTGCTATTTCAACATCTACAGTTTTGGATCCAGATATGAGCACATCTTCCC TCATAGTGTGGAGTACAGTGAGAAGACCATGGAAGAGGCTCTGAAGGTGGTGGAAAAGATGAAGGCTGATCTTGGAGGGACGGAGATCCTGGAGGCTCTGCAAGACATTTACAAACAGCCCTGCATTCCCAAGCAGCCCAGACAA CTGTTCATCTTTACTGACGGGGAGGTGGACAACACCAAACAAGTTTTAGACCTGGTGAAGAAGAATTCTGGCTCCCACAG GTGTTTCTCCTTCGGGATCGGGGAAGGAGCCAGCTCTGCTCTCATCAACGGGTTggccagagagggagggggtcacgctcagttcatcacaggaagtgacaggatgCAGCCAAAG GTGATGCAGTCGCTGCGTTTCGCTCTGCAACCGGCTGTGAAAGACGTCTCAGTCACGTGGGATTTACCGAAGGGAACCTCTGTCATGGTTGTCCCTCCACCCATCACCACCATCTTCCAGGGTCAGAGGACGCTGCTGTATGGCCGACTCACTGGTCAG AGTGCAGAGGCAGCACAGGGCGGTGTGACGGTGAAGTACAGCCTTTCTGGAAGTCCCAGTCAGACTCAGCTACTCTTTGATCTCAAGCCAAAAGAAGACACTGG ATTAACAATACACAGGTTGGCTGCTCGGACTCTGATTCAATCCCTGGAAATGGAGGACATAGACAACTTGGAAAAGGATGATTATGaagcgaagaagaagaaggtggtGGAGCTCAGTGTCCAGTCGGGAGTGAGTAGCGCCTTCACTGCTTTCGTTGCTGTCAACCGAGACAGCGGCGAGGCGACTCACGGACCCCTGGTGCGCAGAGATATTCCTGTGCCCA TGGCGATGGGAATGATGTCTTCAATGGTGTTGGGCTGTGCTGCCATGGATATGGATTGTGTTCAAGAAATGCTGA TGAGCAGAAGTATTGGTGGCGTTCAAGATTTATGCTATGATGAGGGTGACGACGAAGAACCATTATCAGGTAATG GGTGCAGAAGTATTGGTCATTATCAATATTTCTGCGACGATGAGGGTGACGACTATGAACCATTATCAGCTGACG GGTCAGTAGGTCTTGATGAGATCGAGGTTATTCCTCCCAAACAGCCCCCCAGAGACCCCTTTCTGCAGCTGGTGTCCCTCCAGAAGGCgtctggctgctggctgctggattcagctctggctgctgctctgGGAAAGACCTGTGAGGAAGTGGAAAATTCTAAACCTGCACTG ATCAACAATGAAGTGTGGGCGACCGTCCTCGCTCTGATCTGGCTTCATGGATTCAAGAGTGACGCAAAGGAGGAGTGGGAGCTTCTGTCCATGAAGGCTGTCTTGTGGCTTCGTGCTCAGAAAG caTCGTATTTATCAGAAAGTGTGGAAGCTGGAAAAGTACTTTTGGGATGTAGCTTCCAGAAAGATGTTCTTGAGCTCTGA
- the LOC115400503 gene encoding von Willebrand factor A domain-containing protein 5A-like isoform X4 — MMNCCGLLTVQKEPVPLKSIEVELEVRDHVATVVSTLNYQNKEDKPIEAVFVFPLPGDAAVCHFSAKMGQKEIVAEVKEKQEAREEYDDALSSGQQAFLLEESDQSPDIFSMSVGCLPPGESASIRLEYVTELAVQADEGLRFCLPAVLNPRYTPQGSEAPAVQVNSVPASLVPYSLSFSARVSSPRPISKVESSCSLDPLQFLNTDQTQATVKLGAGHKFDRDVEVLIYYKDAHQPTAVVEAGQASAKPGTLMGDPVVMVSLFPEFPQSVMSSVASCGEFVFLMDRSGSMDFNINSSRQQETRIGSARDTLLLLLKSLPMGCYFNIYSFGSRYEHIFPHSVEYSEKTMEEALKVVEKMKADLGGTEILEALQDIYKQPCIPKQPRQLFIFTDGEVDNTKQVLDLVKKNSGSHRCFSFGIGEGASSALINGLAREGGGHAQFITGSDRMQPKVMQSLRFALQPAVKDVSVTWDLPKGTSVMVVPPPITTIFQGQRTLLYGRLTGQSAEAAQGGVTVKYSLSGSPSQTQLLFDLKPKEDTGLTIHRLAARTLIQSLEMEDIDNLEKDDYEAKKKKVVELSVQSGVSSAFTAFVAVNRDSGEATHGPLVRRDIPVPMAMGMMSSMVLGCAAMDMDCVQEMLRSVGLDEIEVIPPKQPPRDPFLQLVSLQKASGCWLLDSALAAALGKTCEEVENSKPALINNEVWATVLALIWLHGFKSDAKEEWELLSMKAVLWLRAQKASYLSESVEAGKVLLGCSFQKDVLEL; from the exons ATGATGAACTGCTGCGGTTTGCTGACTGTCCAGAAAGAGCcag TCCCTCTGAAGAGCAttgaggtggagctggaggtgagggACCATGTGGCTACAGTGGTCTCCACTCTGAACTACCAGAACAAAGAGGACAAACCCATCGAGGCGGTTTTTGTCTTCCCTCTGCCTGGAGATGCCGCTGTCTGTCATTTCAGTGCCAAGATGGGACAGAAGGAGATTGTGGCTGAGGTGAAGGAGAAACAGGAG GCTCGTGAGGAGTATGATGATGCTTTGAGCTCCGGTCAGCAGGctttcctgctggaggagagtgaTCAGAGTCCAGATATTTTCTCAATGAGTGTGGGCTGTCTGCCTCCAGGAGAGAGCGCCTCCATCAGGCTGGAGTACGTCACTGAGCTGGCAGTGCAGGCTGACGAGGGGCTGAGGTTTTGTCTGCCTGCTGTGCTCAACCCTCGATACACACCTCAGG GTAGTGAAGCTCCAGCCGTCCAGGTGAACTCTGTTCCAGCCTCTCTGGTTCCTTACAGTCTGTCTTTTTCTGCTCGAGTGTCCTCTCCTCGTCCCATCTCTAAAGTGGAGTCCAGCTGTTCCCTGGATCCTCTCCAGTTCCTGAACACAGACCAAACCCAGGCCACG gtgaagctgggTGCAGGACACAAGTTTGACAGAGATGTTGAAGTGCTGATATATTACAAAGATGCCCACCAGCCCACTGCTGTGGTGGAAGCAGGACAGGCCTCTGCAAAACCtg GCACTCTGATGGGTGATCCAGTGGTGATGGTGAGCCTGTTCCCTGAGTTTCCTCAGTCTGTCATGTCTTCAGTGGCTTCCTGTGGAGAGTTTGTGTTCCTCATGGATCGATCTGGAAGTATGGACTTCAATATCAATAGCAGCCGGCAGCAAGAAACCCGGATAGGCAGTGCCAGG GatactctgctgctgctgttgaagagTCTACCAATGGGCTGCTATTTCAACATCTACAGTTTTGGATCCAGATATGAGCACATCTTCCC TCATAGTGTGGAGTACAGTGAGAAGACCATGGAAGAGGCTCTGAAGGTGGTGGAAAAGATGAAGGCTGATCTTGGAGGGACGGAGATCCTGGAGGCTCTGCAAGACATTTACAAACAGCCCTGCATTCCCAAGCAGCCCAGACAA CTGTTCATCTTTACTGACGGGGAGGTGGACAACACCAAACAAGTTTTAGACCTGGTGAAGAAGAATTCTGGCTCCCACAG GTGTTTCTCCTTCGGGATCGGGGAAGGAGCCAGCTCTGCTCTCATCAACGGGTTggccagagagggagggggtcacgctcagttcatcacaggaagtgacaggatgCAGCCAAAG GTGATGCAGTCGCTGCGTTTCGCTCTGCAACCGGCTGTGAAAGACGTCTCAGTCACGTGGGATTTACCGAAGGGAACCTCTGTCATGGTTGTCCCTCCACCCATCACCACCATCTTCCAGGGTCAGAGGACGCTGCTGTATGGCCGACTCACTGGTCAG AGTGCAGAGGCAGCACAGGGCGGTGTGACGGTGAAGTACAGCCTTTCTGGAAGTCCCAGTCAGACTCAGCTACTCTTTGATCTCAAGCCAAAAGAAGACACTGG ATTAACAATACACAGGTTGGCTGCTCGGACTCTGATTCAATCCCTGGAAATGGAGGACATAGACAACTTGGAAAAGGATGATTATGaagcgaagaagaagaaggtggtGGAGCTCAGTGTCCAGTCGGGAGTGAGTAGCGCCTTCACTGCTTTCGTTGCTGTCAACCGAGACAGCGGCGAGGCGACTCACGGACCCCTGGTGCGCAGAGATATTCCTGTGCCCA TGGCGATGGGAATGATGTCTTCAATGGTGTTGGGCTGTGCTGCCATGGATATGGATTGTGTTCAAGAAATGCTGA GGTCAGTAGGTCTTGATGAGATCGAGGTTATTCCTCCCAAACAGCCCCCCAGAGACCCCTTTCTGCAGCTGGTGTCCCTCCAGAAGGCgtctggctgctggctgctggattcagctctggctgctgctctgGGAAAGACCTGTGAGGAAGTGGAAAATTCTAAACCTGCACTG ATCAACAATGAAGTGTGGGCGACCGTCCTCGCTCTGATCTGGCTTCATGGATTCAAGAGTGACGCAAAGGAGGAGTGGGAGCTTCTGTCCATGAAGGCTGTCTTGTGGCTTCGTGCTCAGAAAG caTCGTATTTATCAGAAAGTGTGGAAGCTGGAAAAGTACTTTTGGGATGTAGCTTCCAGAAAGATGTTCTTGAGCTCTGA
- the LOC115400503 gene encoding von Willebrand factor A domain-containing protein 5A-like isoform X2, with the protein MMNCCGLLTVQKEPVPLKSIEVELEVRDHVATVVSTLNYQNKEDKPIEAVFVFPLPGDAAVCHFSAKMGQKEIVAEVKEKQEAREEYDDALSSGQQAFLLEESDQSPDIFSMSVGCLPPGESASIRLEYVTELAVQADEGLRFCLPAVLNPRYTPQGSEAPAVQVNSVPASLVPYSLSFSARVSSPRPISKVESSCSLDPLQFLNTDQTQATVKLGAGHKFDRDVEVLIYYKDAHQPTAVVEAGQASAKPGTLMGDPVVMVSLFPEFPQSVMSSVASCGEFVFLMDRSGSMDFNINSSRQQETRIGSARDTLLLLLKSLPMGCYFNIYSFGSRYEHIFPHSVEYSEKTMEEALKVVEKMKADLGGTEILEALQDIYKQPCIPKQPRQLFIFTDGEVDNTKQVLDLVKKNSGSHRCFSFGIGEGASSALINGLAREGGGHAQFITGSDRMQPKVMQSLRFALQPAVKDVSVTWDLPKGTSVMVVPPPITTIFQGQRTLLYGRLTGQSAEAAQGGVTVKYSLSGSPSQTQLLFDLKPKEDTGLTIHRLAARTLIQSLEMEDIDNLEKDDYEAKKKKVVELSVQSGVSSAFTAFVAVNRDSGEATHGPLVRRDIPVPMAMGMMSSMVLGCAAMDMDCVQEMLMSRSIGGVQDLCYDEGDDEEPLSGCRSIGHYQYFCDDEGDDYEPLSADGSVGLDEIEVIPPKQPPRDPFLQLVSLQKASGCWLLDSALAAALGKTCEEVENSKPALINNEVWATVLALIWLHGFKSDAKEEWELLSMKAVLWLRAQKASYLSESVEAGKVLLGCSFQKDVLEL; encoded by the exons ATGATGAACTGCTGCGGTTTGCTGACTGTCCAGAAAGAGCcag TCCCTCTGAAGAGCAttgaggtggagctggaggtgagggACCATGTGGCTACAGTGGTCTCCACTCTGAACTACCAGAACAAAGAGGACAAACCCATCGAGGCGGTTTTTGTCTTCCCTCTGCCTGGAGATGCCGCTGTCTGTCATTTCAGTGCCAAGATGGGACAGAAGGAGATTGTGGCTGAGGTGAAGGAGAAACAGGAG GCTCGTGAGGAGTATGATGATGCTTTGAGCTCCGGTCAGCAGGctttcctgctggaggagagtgaTCAGAGTCCAGATATTTTCTCAATGAGTGTGGGCTGTCTGCCTCCAGGAGAGAGCGCCTCCATCAGGCTGGAGTACGTCACTGAGCTGGCAGTGCAGGCTGACGAGGGGCTGAGGTTTTGTCTGCCTGCTGTGCTCAACCCTCGATACACACCTCAGG GTAGTGAAGCTCCAGCCGTCCAGGTGAACTCTGTTCCAGCCTCTCTGGTTCCTTACAGTCTGTCTTTTTCTGCTCGAGTGTCCTCTCCTCGTCCCATCTCTAAAGTGGAGTCCAGCTGTTCCCTGGATCCTCTCCAGTTCCTGAACACAGACCAAACCCAGGCCACG gtgaagctgggTGCAGGACACAAGTTTGACAGAGATGTTGAAGTGCTGATATATTACAAAGATGCCCACCAGCCCACTGCTGTGGTGGAAGCAGGACAGGCCTCTGCAAAACCtg GCACTCTGATGGGTGATCCAGTGGTGATGGTGAGCCTGTTCCCTGAGTTTCCTCAGTCTGTCATGTCTTCAGTGGCTTCCTGTGGAGAGTTTGTGTTCCTCATGGATCGATCTGGAAGTATGGACTTCAATATCAATAGCAGCCGGCAGCAAGAAACCCGGATAGGCAGTGCCAGG GatactctgctgctgctgttgaagagTCTACCAATGGGCTGCTATTTCAACATCTACAGTTTTGGATCCAGATATGAGCACATCTTCCC TCATAGTGTGGAGTACAGTGAGAAGACCATGGAAGAGGCTCTGAAGGTGGTGGAAAAGATGAAGGCTGATCTTGGAGGGACGGAGATCCTGGAGGCTCTGCAAGACATTTACAAACAGCCCTGCATTCCCAAGCAGCCCAGACAA CTGTTCATCTTTACTGACGGGGAGGTGGACAACACCAAACAAGTTTTAGACCTGGTGAAGAAGAATTCTGGCTCCCACAG GTGTTTCTCCTTCGGGATCGGGGAAGGAGCCAGCTCTGCTCTCATCAACGGGTTggccagagagggagggggtcacgctcagttcatcacaggaagtgacaggatgCAGCCAAAG GTGATGCAGTCGCTGCGTTTCGCTCTGCAACCGGCTGTGAAAGACGTCTCAGTCACGTGGGATTTACCGAAGGGAACCTCTGTCATGGTTGTCCCTCCACCCATCACCACCATCTTCCAGGGTCAGAGGACGCTGCTGTATGGCCGACTCACTGGTCAG AGTGCAGAGGCAGCACAGGGCGGTGTGACGGTGAAGTACAGCCTTTCTGGAAGTCCCAGTCAGACTCAGCTACTCTTTGATCTCAAGCCAAAAGAAGACACTGG ATTAACAATACACAGGTTGGCTGCTCGGACTCTGATTCAATCCCTGGAAATGGAGGACATAGACAACTTGGAAAAGGATGATTATGaagcgaagaagaagaaggtggtGGAGCTCAGTGTCCAGTCGGGAGTGAGTAGCGCCTTCACTGCTTTCGTTGCTGTCAACCGAGACAGCGGCGAGGCGACTCACGGACCCCTGGTGCGCAGAGATATTCCTGTGCCCA TGGCGATGGGAATGATGTCTTCAATGGTGTTGGGCTGTGCTGCCATGGATATGGATTGTGTTCAAGAAATGCTGA TGAGCAGAAGTATTGGTGGCGTTCAAGATTTATGCTATGATGAGGGTGACGACGAAGAACCATTATCAG GGTGCAGAAGTATTGGTCATTATCAATATTTCTGCGACGATGAGGGTGACGACTATGAACCATTATCAGCTGACG GGTCAGTAGGTCTTGATGAGATCGAGGTTATTCCTCCCAAACAGCCCCCCAGAGACCCCTTTCTGCAGCTGGTGTCCCTCCAGAAGGCgtctggctgctggctgctggattcagctctggctgctgctctgGGAAAGACCTGTGAGGAAGTGGAAAATTCTAAACCTGCACTG ATCAACAATGAAGTGTGGGCGACCGTCCTCGCTCTGATCTGGCTTCATGGATTCAAGAGTGACGCAAAGGAGGAGTGGGAGCTTCTGTCCATGAAGGCTGTCTTGTGGCTTCGTGCTCAGAAAG caTCGTATTTATCAGAAAGTGTGGAAGCTGGAAAAGTACTTTTGGGATGTAGCTTCCAGAAAGATGTTCTTGAGCTCTGA